Proteins from a single region of Candidatus Limnocylindrales bacterium:
- the gorA gene encoding glutathione-disulfide reductase, giving the protein MTDFAYDLLVLGAGSGGLATSKRAASYGARVAIIENDRVGGTCVIRGCVPKKFMVYAAEFAHAFEDARGYGWSSEGVSVDWAELVARRDANVASLEATHERLLREAGVELLRGRGRITGPNTVDLDGRTISAKTILVATGSRPVVPEIEGIEHVITSDGFFELKQQPREVAVIGAGYIACELAGVLQNMGTQVHLIYRGDLPLRGFDCDLRRELDSAMRASGMQVHEKTVVRRIRKVETGFALELTGPDGECLLGVERCMLYATGRRANTEGLGLEAVGVGLDEEANVVCAEDGSTAVPSIVAIGDVTGRSPLTPVAIHAGRLWADRVYGGKTVAMSYEKIPSAVFTDPPIGTVGMGEEEARLVYGDEAVTIYRARFRPMLHNLSGRASFTTVKLVVRKDDDRVLGCHLIGKDAPEIIQGFAVAVKMGATKRDFDATVGIHPTTAEELVTLR; this is encoded by the coding sequence ATGACCGATTTCGCCTATGACCTCCTCGTCCTCGGTGCCGGCAGCGGTGGCCTGGCCACATCCAAGCGCGCCGCCTCGTACGGTGCGCGCGTCGCCATCATCGAGAACGACCGCGTCGGCGGCACCTGCGTGATCCGCGGCTGCGTGCCGAAAAAGTTCATGGTTTACGCGGCGGAATTTGCCCACGCGTTCGAAGACGCGCGCGGCTACGGCTGGAGCTCCGAGGGCGTCAGCGTCGACTGGGCCGAGCTGGTCGCACGTCGCGACGCGAACGTCGCGAGCCTCGAAGCGACCCACGAGCGGCTTCTGCGCGAAGCCGGCGTCGAGCTTCTGCGCGGCCGCGGCCGCATCACCGGTCCGAACACGGTCGACCTCGACGGCCGCACGATCTCCGCGAAGACGATCCTGGTGGCGACCGGGTCGCGCCCGGTCGTACCCGAGATCGAAGGGATCGAGCACGTGATCACGAGCGACGGATTCTTCGAGCTCAAGCAGCAGCCGCGCGAGGTCGCCGTCATCGGCGCGGGCTACATCGCGTGCGAGCTGGCCGGCGTGCTTCAGAACATGGGCACGCAGGTGCACTTGATCTACCGCGGGGACCTTCCGCTTCGCGGCTTCGACTGCGATCTTCGGCGCGAGCTCGACTCGGCGATGCGCGCCTCCGGAATGCAGGTTCATGAGAAGACCGTCGTCCGCCGGATCCGGAAGGTCGAAACCGGATTCGCGCTCGAGCTGACCGGACCGGACGGCGAATGCCTGCTCGGTGTCGAGCGATGCATGCTTTACGCGACCGGCCGGCGCGCGAACACCGAAGGCCTCGGCCTCGAAGCGGTCGGCGTCGGGCTCGACGAGGAAGCCAACGTGGTTTGCGCGGAAGACGGTTCGACTGCCGTGCCGAGCATCGTTGCGATCGGCGACGTGACCGGCCGCAGCCCGCTGACTCCGGTCGCGATCCATGCCGGCCGGCTCTGGGCGGACCGCGTCTACGGCGGCAAGACCGTCGCGATGAGCTACGAGAAGATTCCGAGCGCGGTTTTCACCGATCCGCCGATCGGTACCGTCGGCATGGGCGAGGAAGAAGCGCGTCTCGTCTACGGCGACGAAGCCGTGACGATCTACCGCGCGCGCTTTCGGCCGATGCTGCACAACCTGTCCGGCCGCGCGTCGTTTACGACCGTCAAGCTCGTCGTGCGCAAGGACGACGATCGCGTTCTCGGATGTCACCTGATCGGCAAGGATGCGCCCGAAATCATCCAGGGATTCGCGGTCGCCGTGAAGATGGGAGCAACCAAGCGCGACTTCGACGCCACCGTCGGAATCCACCCCACCACCGCCGAAGAGCTCGTCACGCTGCGATAA
- a CDS encoding MerR family transcriptional regulator — protein MRDLTRITGLPRETIHFYLTQGLLPKPLKTGRNTAVYGEEHLERLQRIKDLQDRHFLPLKAIKAVLQDGAAEGFTEEQQSLLARLRSSIEPAPASAVRDVALSSIVPSRVTRSDLEAIRRLGVVTVHGKGAGATVTAHDAAVLECWAELTALTRPGEPKVIPELLVAYVEAMDSLVERETRQLTERFSGLPARRLLELIDGSEPPISRLMAVLRSRRIKQIIAGAPAAPVRKG, from the coding sequence ATGCGCGATCTGACGCGCATCACCGGCCTTCCGCGCGAGACGATTCATTTCTACCTGACGCAGGGTCTGCTGCCGAAGCCGCTCAAGACCGGCCGTAACACCGCGGTGTACGGCGAGGAGCATCTCGAGCGCCTGCAGCGGATCAAGGATCTGCAGGACAGACATTTCCTGCCGCTGAAGGCGATCAAGGCGGTGCTCCAGGACGGAGCCGCCGAGGGTTTCACCGAGGAACAGCAGTCACTGCTGGCGCGGCTTCGATCATCGATCGAGCCGGCGCCGGCGAGTGCGGTGCGTGACGTCGCGCTCTCGAGCATCGTTCCGTCTCGGGTCACGCGCAGCGATCTCGAGGCAATCCGCCGTCTCGGTGTCGTGACGGTCCATGGAAAGGGCGCGGGTGCGACAGTCACCGCCCACGATGCGGCGGTTCTCGAGTGCTGGGCGGAGCTGACCGCACTGACGCGGCCCGGCGAACCGAAAGTTATACCGGAGCTGCTCGTGGCGTACGTGGAAGCGATGGATTCGCTCGTCGAACGCGAGACGCGCCAGCTCACCGAGCGTTTCTCGGGCCTGCCTGCCCGAAGGCTGCTCGAGCTGATCGACGGGTCCGAGCCGCCGATTTCGCGCCTGATGGCCGTGCTTCGCTCGCGGCGCATCAAGCAGATCATCGCGGGCGCACCCGCTGCCCCCGTCCGCAAAGGCTAG
- a CDS encoding acyl-CoA thioesterase domain-containing protein has product MIEAAKRLAAAIEAAPYAARLGFRAGGISDAAANGSVPYAGVLANAQGFIHGGVAASLSIWSALVAAVASDRGPAGDLDGPQAIPAASPVSLSISYLAPARAELLRASAAVVSRGREIAHVRIDVAGKDANAVATALVVLRTTRPPAAATAPSMGEETPFPEEIAGFGDAAERSRPLISPFSQAMGMIVHSYDSNSAVLAMRRDINSGPTGAVDWGALAAMADTCAALACLPSIDERMLGSATLSLSAIFGEPLLAPAIAVGRPVAESGELKSALVEVGAGNLDAAEKIAGRPAMTACVAYRFVAARDRS; this is encoded by the coding sequence GTGATCGAAGCGGCGAAGCGGCTGGCGGCGGCGATCGAAGCCGCTCCGTATGCTGCGCGGCTCGGATTTCGCGCGGGCGGGATTTCGGATGCCGCAGCGAACGGCTCGGTGCCGTATGCGGGCGTGCTCGCCAACGCGCAGGGCTTCATCCACGGCGGCGTCGCTGCGTCGCTGTCGATCTGGTCGGCGCTGGTCGCCGCCGTCGCGAGCGATCGCGGGCCGGCCGGTGATCTCGACGGACCGCAGGCCATTCCGGCGGCCTCGCCGGTTTCGCTGAGCATCAGCTATCTGGCTCCGGCGCGCGCGGAGCTGCTGCGGGCTTCGGCGGCGGTGGTTTCGCGCGGGCGCGAGATCGCGCACGTTCGCATCGACGTTGCCGGCAAGGACGCAAATGCCGTGGCGACCGCGCTCGTGGTCCTACGAACCACGCGCCCGCCGGCGGCCGCCACCGCGCCGTCGATGGGCGAGGAAACGCCGTTCCCCGAGGAAATTGCCGGCTTTGGCGACGCTGCCGAACGCTCGCGGCCGCTCATCTCTCCGTTCTCCCAGGCGATGGGCATGATCGTGCACAGCTACGATTCGAATTCCGCCGTGCTCGCGATGCGCCGTGACATCAACTCGGGACCGACTGGTGCGGTCGACTGGGGAGCTCTCGCAGCGATGGCCGATACCTGCGCCGCGCTCGCATGCCTTCCGTCGATCGACGAGCGCATGCTCGGCAGCGCAACGCTGTCGCTGTCGGCGATTTTCGGCGAACCGCTGCTCGCACCGGCAATCGCCGTGGGCAGACCTGTTGCCGAATCCGGCGAGCTCAAGTCCGCGCTCGTCGAAGTCGGTGCAGGCAACCTGGACGCCGCCGAAAAAATCGCCGGCCGGCCGGCAATGACGGCGTGCGTGGCGTACCGCTTCGTCGCAGCCCGCGACCGCAGCTGA
- the apaG gene encoding Co2+/Mg2+ efflux protein ApaG, translating into MRKGSTGEPAAGTPPEEGNGDRVTKETTQGISIEVESYFVPEQSDAVLDRYVFAYRIRIANESNVTVQLTRRHWFIAEGDGSVREVEGEGVVGEQPIMAPGETHEYMSGAILQGPVGSMHGTYEMRREDGTGFQAVIPKFTLQMPRTLH; encoded by the coding sequence ATGCGGAAAGGATCGACGGGCGAGCCGGCAGCTGGCACGCCGCCCGAGGAAGGAAACGGTGACCGGGTGACCAAGGAGACGACGCAGGGGATATCGATCGAGGTCGAATCCTACTTCGTTCCCGAGCAGTCGGACGCGGTCCTCGACCGCTACGTGTTCGCGTACCGCATCCGGATCGCGAACGAATCGAACGTGACGGTCCAGCTTACCCGGCGGCACTGGTTCATCGCCGAAGGCGACGGGTCGGTGCGCGAGGTCGAAGGCGAAGGCGTCGTCGGCGAGCAGCCGATCATGGCGCCGGGCGAGACCCACGAATACATGAGCGGCGCGATCCTGCAGGGTCCGGTCGGAAGCATGCACGGCACCTATGAGATGCGCCGCGAAGACGGCACCGGCTTCCAGGCCGTGATCCCGAAGTTCACGCTCCAGATGCCGCGCACCCTCCACTGA
- a CDS encoding molybdopterin-dependent oxidoreductase: MTRHHRTCNLCEAHCGLIIETEGRQILSIRGDDDDPLSLGYMCPKGNALKDAYEDPDRIRRPMIRDGSSWRETSWDEAITTAARGIHGVQKRHGNDAFASYVGNPSAHNLTAMLALPPLLRLLDTKNRYSASTVDQYPQMLAAHLVFGAQLSIPIPDLERTGYLMILGANPLVSNGSLMTAPGMKKRLRAIRERGGKVVVLDPRRSETAEAATEHVFLRPGSDALFLLAMISVVIEENLARLGAAEGRVDGLEDVEKAARMFPPERVAEATGIDADTLRRLAREFASAPAAACYTRIGVCVQEYGTLASWLGTVLNIVTGNLDRPGGMMFTNPAATYSSKGTWKRWRSRVRGLPEFGGELPVACLSEEMDTPGEGQIRGLLTLAGNPALSSPNGARLERSLEHLEFMVSIDPALNETTRFANVILPPRHALENDHFSLVFHKLAVRDTVKYCSPVFDRAEDSMDELEICGRLCAELTRLRSEDAVAAGGQPVENTTDALYSTTPEQFISLLLASGPYGLTIDDVKAVPAGIDLGSLKEGGIDRAVRHSDMRLHLAHPEITEEIARLAGALDAGKVAPAPQATNGFLMIGRRQLRSNNSWMHNCPTLIKGPERCTLLMSPIDADRLGLKHGRLVAVESRVGRVSLPLAVTDEMMPGVVSMPHGFGHTREGIRARNAAAHAGASMNDLTDESIVEGMVGNGVLTGVPVRVSACEPAVA; the protein is encoded by the coding sequence ATGACCCGACATCATCGCACCTGCAATCTCTGCGAAGCCCACTGCGGACTGATCATCGAAACCGAAGGCCGCCAGATCCTGTCGATCCGCGGCGACGACGACGATCCGCTTTCGCTCGGCTACATGTGTCCGAAGGGCAACGCGCTCAAGGATGCATACGAGGATCCCGACCGCATCCGGCGGCCGATGATCCGAGACGGCAGCTCGTGGCGCGAGACTTCGTGGGACGAGGCGATCACGACCGCCGCACGCGGCATCCACGGCGTGCAGAAGCGCCACGGCAACGATGCGTTCGCGAGCTACGTCGGCAATCCGAGCGCACACAACCTCACGGCAATGCTCGCGCTGCCGCCGCTGCTGCGGCTCCTCGACACGAAGAACCGCTACAGCGCGTCGACCGTCGACCAGTACCCGCAGATGCTGGCCGCGCATCTCGTTTTCGGCGCGCAGCTTTCGATCCCGATTCCCGATCTCGAGCGCACCGGCTACCTGATGATTCTCGGCGCGAACCCTCTGGTCTCCAACGGCAGCCTGATGACGGCGCCGGGCATGAAGAAGCGGCTGCGCGCGATTCGCGAGCGCGGCGGCAAAGTGGTCGTGCTCGATCCGCGCCGCAGCGAGACGGCCGAAGCGGCAACCGAGCACGTGTTCCTTCGCCCGGGAAGCGACGCTCTGTTCCTGCTCGCGATGATTTCGGTGGTGATCGAGGAAAATCTCGCCCGTCTCGGAGCTGCCGAAGGCCGCGTTGACGGGCTCGAGGACGTCGAGAAGGCCGCACGGATGTTTCCGCCCGAGCGCGTCGCCGAGGCCACCGGAATCGATGCGGACACGCTTCGACGTCTCGCCCGCGAGTTCGCATCGGCTCCCGCGGCGGCATGCTACACGCGCATCGGCGTCTGCGTGCAGGAGTACGGAACGCTCGCGAGCTGGCTCGGAACGGTCCTCAACATCGTCACCGGCAACCTCGATCGTCCCGGCGGCATGATGTTCACCAATCCGGCCGCGACCTACTCCTCCAAAGGAACGTGGAAACGGTGGCGCTCGCGCGTACGCGGACTACCCGAATTCGGCGGCGAGTTGCCGGTCGCGTGCCTGTCCGAGGAGATGGACACGCCCGGCGAAGGACAGATTCGCGGGCTGCTCACGCTCGCGGGCAATCCTGCGCTGTCCAGTCCGAACGGCGCGCGGCTCGAGCGTTCGCTCGAACATCTCGAGTTCATGGTCAGCATCGATCCCGCGCTCAACGAGACGACGCGCTTTGCCAACGTGATCCTTCCGCCGCGACATGCGCTCGAGAACGACCACTTCAGCCTCGTCTTCCACAAGCTCGCCGTGCGCGACACGGTCAAGTACTGCAGCCCGGTCTTCGATCGCGCCGAAGACAGCATGGACGAGCTCGAGATCTGCGGGCGCCTGTGTGCCGAGCTCACGCGGCTGCGCAGCGAAGACGCAGTCGCAGCCGGCGGCCAGCCGGTCGAGAACACGACCGATGCGCTGTACTCGACGACGCCCGAGCAGTTCATCTCCTTGCTGCTCGCAAGCGGACCGTACGGGCTGACGATCGACGACGTGAAAGCGGTGCCGGCAGGAATCGATCTCGGCTCGCTGAAGGAAGGCGGCATCGACCGCGCCGTCCGCCACAGCGACATGAGGCTTCATCTCGCGCATCCGGAAATTACCGAAGAGATCGCGCGCCTCGCCGGTGCGCTCGATGCCGGAAAAGTTGCGCCGGCCCCGCAGGCCACCAACGGTTTCCTGATGATCGGCCGCCGCCAGCTGCGTTCGAACAATTCGTGGATGCACAACTGTCCGACGCTGATCAAAGGGCCCGAGCGCTGCACGCTGCTGATGAGCCCGATCGATGCCGACCGGCTCGGCCTCAAGCACGGCCGCCTCGTCGCGGTCGAGAGCCGCGTTGGCCGAGTGTCGCTGCCGCTTGCCGTCACCGACGAGATGATGCCCGGCGTAGTCAGCATGCCGCACGGCTTCGGCCACACGCGTGAAGGAATCCGCGCGCGCAACGCGGCCGCGCACGCCGGCGCTTCGATGAACGACCTGACCGACGAGAGCATCGTCGAAGGAATGGTCGGAAACGGCGTGCTGACCGGAGTTCCGGTGCGCGTCAGTGCGTGCGAGCCGGCGGTCGCATAG
- a CDS encoding PD-(D/E)XK nuclease family protein, with amino-acid sequence MRGVPLRRSPRPQLTTLAVPQSAIGSKHIRSVAESMHTFALQRPDEPAHAPAMADLETFSFSRVTTFEQCPRRYRYRYVDGVREAFQSIEAFMGQQVHAAVEWMFRERDAGRTPRVEQAVQFYSACFDSARAQIRGALKVIKQGGNIEQYRRSGAEMVADFHRTRFAADALETIGLERHFLLEMASGGQFQGYIDRLARDRSGTIHIIDYKTGGRPPIRFGGKDGDQLEAYAIAMFAETAVDELVLMLEYLRNGSTQTRRIRRDETPEAERRLAARIRVAAEASVFPPSPGTLCDWCGFNDLCEAYGQRARVRVA; translated from the coding sequence GTGCGTGGCGTACCGCTTCGTCGCAGCCCGCGACCGCAGCTGACCACGCTGGCCGTTCCGCAGTCCGCGATCGGTTCGAAGCACATCCGGAGCGTCGCCGAATCCATGCACACGTTTGCATTGCAGCGGCCGGACGAACCGGCCCATGCTCCGGCGATGGCCGACCTCGAGACGTTCAGCTTTTCGCGCGTGACGACGTTCGAGCAATGTCCGCGGCGCTATCGTTATCGCTACGTCGACGGCGTTCGCGAAGCGTTCCAGTCGATCGAGGCGTTCATGGGCCAGCAGGTGCACGCTGCCGTGGAATGGATGTTCCGCGAGCGCGACGCCGGCCGGACTCCTCGAGTCGAACAGGCAGTCCAGTTCTACAGCGCATGTTTCGACAGCGCGCGCGCGCAGATCCGCGGCGCGCTCAAGGTGATCAAGCAGGGCGGCAACATCGAGCAGTACCGCCGCTCCGGTGCGGAGATGGTGGCCGATTTCCACCGCACGCGCTTTGCCGCCGATGCGCTCGAAACCATCGGCCTCGAGCGTCATTTCCTGCTCGAGATGGCTTCGGGCGGCCAGTTCCAGGGATACATCGACCGCCTGGCGCGCGATCGCTCGGGCACCATCCACATCATCGACTACAAGACCGGCGGACGGCCGCCGATCCGCTTCGGCGGAAAAGACGGCGACCAGCTCGAGGCGTATGCGATCGCGATGTTCGCCGAAACCGCCGTCGACGAGCTCGTGCTGATGCTCGAGTACCTGCGCAACGGCAGCACGCAGACACGGCGCATCCGGCGCGACGAGACGCCCGAAGCCGAGCGGCGTCTGGCGGCGCGGATCCGGGTTGCGGCCGAGGCGAGCGTGTTCCCGCCGTCGCCGGGCACGCTGTGCGACTGGTGCGGATTCAACGATCTCTGCGAAGCCTACGGACAGCGCGCGAGAGTGCGCGTCGCATGA
- a CDS encoding nuclear transport factor 2 family protein produces the protein MNDPRVEAAVEQYFRALSTRNKSEWMALFDKSAVLHEPVGTTPAEGREGLEQVWQIFTGPFATLTLASDEVFYSGSGAAARWSAKASSADGHTTEFSGITVFEIDADGLIQTVMSYWDPAAVLIRLAGVDEDDGDEIYLDDDEDDSPKLH, from the coding sequence ATGAACGATCCGCGCGTCGAAGCCGCGGTCGAGCAATACTTCCGCGCACTGAGCACGCGCAACAAGAGCGAGTGGATGGCGCTGTTCGACAAGAGCGCAGTTCTTCACGAACCCGTCGGCACCACGCCGGCCGAAGGTCGCGAAGGTCTCGAACAGGTCTGGCAGATTTTCACCGGCCCTTTCGCGACGCTCACGCTCGCAAGCGATGAGGTTTTCTATTCGGGTTCCGGTGCGGCGGCGCGATGGTCGGCGAAAGCGAGCTCGGCCGACGGACATACGACGGAATTCTCCGGCATCACGGTGTTCGAGATCGACGCGGACGGCCTCATCCAGACCGTGATGTCGTACTGGGATCCTGCCGCGGTCCTGATCCGCCTCGCAGGCGTCGACGAAGATGACGGCGATGAAATCTACCTCGATGACGATGAGGACGATTCGCCGAAGCTTCACTGA
- a CDS encoding NAD-dependent epimerase/dehydratase family protein, whose product MSETADKGLVLVTGASGYIGGHVAREFLEHGYRVRGTVRSLANPKKVAHLRELASRFDGRLELVEADLERDAGWKEAVAGCTYVEHVASPFPAAAPADENELIRPAVDGTLRVLRAAAESGTVRRVVVTSSVAAVAYGHGDIGDRVLSEEDWSNAERCEAYQKSKTLAEKAAWDYVASLPEGKRFELAVVNPGFVAGPLLGPEIGTSGEVVGRLMRRELPACPEIGWAVVDVRDVAIAHRLATENPAAAGHRFIAAGDHMWMQQIGRLLAAEFSPRGYRPPTGKLPYPLLWLAARFDKSIRLVLQYVGKREKVSHDKASSMLGWKPREARETFVDMANSMIDKGLIPAPK is encoded by the coding sequence ATGAGTGAAACCGCAGACAAAGGTCTCGTACTGGTCACCGGCGCGTCGGGTTACATCGGCGGACACGTCGCGCGCGAGTTTCTCGAACATGGCTACCGCGTGCGCGGCACCGTACGCAGCCTCGCAAATCCGAAAAAGGTCGCGCACCTGCGCGAGCTTGCCAGTCGCTTCGACGGGCGGCTCGAGCTCGTCGAAGCCGATCTCGAGCGCGATGCCGGGTGGAAGGAGGCCGTGGCCGGATGCACGTACGTCGAGCACGTCGCGTCGCCGTTTCCGGCTGCCGCGCCCGCCGACGAGAACGAGCTGATCCGGCCGGCCGTCGACGGCACGCTGCGCGTGCTTCGAGCCGCAGCGGAATCCGGGACGGTCCGCCGCGTGGTTGTCACGTCGTCGGTTGCGGCCGTTGCGTACGGCCACGGCGACATCGGTGATCGCGTGCTCAGCGAGGAAGACTGGTCGAATGCCGAGCGCTGCGAGGCCTACCAGAAGAGCAAGACGCTCGCGGAGAAGGCGGCGTGGGACTACGTCGCCTCGCTTCCGGAGGGAAAGCGGTTCGAGCTGGCCGTGGTCAATCCGGGCTTCGTCGCCGGGCCGCTGCTCGGGCCCGAGATCGGTACGTCCGGAGAAGTCGTCGGGCGGCTGATGCGGCGCGAGCTGCCGGCCTGCCCGGAAATCGGCTGGGCCGTGGTCGACGTTCGCGACGTTGCCATCGCGCACCGGCTGGCAACCGAGAATCCGGCCGCCGCGGGGCACCGGTTCATCGCGGCCGGCGATCACATGTGGATGCAGCAGATCGGCCGGCTGCTGGCGGCCGAGTTCTCGCCGCGAGGCTATCGCCCGCCGACCGGCAAGCTGCCGTATCCGCTGCTGTGGCTTGCAGCACGCTTCGACAAGAGCATCCGCCTGGTGCTGCAGTACGTAGGAAAGCGAGAGAAAGTCTCGCACGACAAGGCCTCGAGCATGCTCGGCTGGAAGCCTCGCGAGGCGCGCGAGACGTTCGTCGACATGGCCAACAGCATGATCGACAAGGGCCTGATCCCCGCACCGAAGTAA
- a CDS encoding ferredoxin--NADP reductase, with the protein MRPDLLRLTVERVIDETASTKTFVFAEHSLAYRPGQHVTIVADIGGQTQRRCYSFSSSPATGAKPSITVKRVDGGVLSSWLHDHVSAGDVLSALPPSGGFVVDADPDVSRHIALVAGGVGITPLISMAETVLRTEPLSRVTLLYGSRSESEIIFRNRLDALAHLFAGRLQVRIALDELPPVWNGLAGALDGEAVSRAIDLRAPDAWYVCGPEPMMESVTGALRTAGIDAARVHLERFQYAEAGKGQAASARGTVLFAKSGVASPPLAGTTILEAAERAGIALPWSCRMGGCGACKVKVDGRVVHAEPNCLTDREKADGYALACCSYADGRVELADF; encoded by the coding sequence GTGCGTCCGGATCTGCTCCGCCTTACCGTCGAGCGCGTCATCGACGAGACCGCCAGCACGAAGACTTTCGTCTTCGCCGAACACTCTCTTGCGTACCGCCCGGGTCAGCACGTGACGATCGTTGCCGACATTGGCGGACAGACGCAGCGCCGCTGCTATTCGTTCTCGAGCTCGCCGGCCACGGGCGCGAAACCGTCGATTACCGTAAAGCGTGTCGATGGCGGCGTGCTCTCGAGCTGGCTTCACGACCATGTGAGCGCAGGTGACGTGCTCTCAGCGCTGCCGCCGTCGGGCGGGTTCGTCGTGGACGCCGATCCGGATGTCTCGCGACACATCGCATTGGTGGCCGGCGGCGTCGGAATCACTCCGCTCATCAGCATGGCCGAGACCGTGCTTCGCACCGAGCCGCTGTCGCGCGTGACGCTGCTGTACGGAAGCCGCAGCGAGAGCGAGATCATTTTCCGCAACCGGCTCGACGCGCTCGCGCATCTTTTCGCCGGAAGGCTTCAGGTGAGGATTGCACTCGACGAGTTGCCTCCGGTCTGGAACGGACTGGCCGGCGCGCTCGATGGAGAAGCCGTTTCGCGCGCGATCGACCTTCGTGCACCCGACGCGTGGTACGTGTGCGGACCGGAGCCGATGATGGAGAGCGTGACCGGCGCGCTTCGCACGGCCGGCATCGATGCCGCGCGCGTTCATCTCGAGCGATTCCAGTACGCCGAGGCCGGAAAAGGGCAGGCGGCTTCCGCCAGAGGCACCGTCCTGTTCGCAAAAAGCGGCGTCGCGTCGCCGCCACTCGCCGGTACGACGATTCTCGAGGCCGCAGAAAGGGCCGGGATCGCTCTTCCGTGGAGCTGCCGCATGGGCGGCTGCGGAGCCTGCAAGGTCAAGGTCGACGGTCGCGTCGTCCACGCTGAGCCGAACTGCCTGACCGACCGCGAAAAAGCCGACGGCTACGCGCTCGCATGCTGTTCGTACGCCGACGGCCGCGTCGAGCTGGCCGACTTCTGA
- a CDS encoding ribonuclease HII, producing MNDSGGNGRGGMMPLDEVRRLLASPYCDESLLEALRSDPRAAVAVLLAAADRRFQRMEDDRERHEEMMAIERELQQGGHSLIAGVDEAGVGPLAGPLVAAAVILGDAAAIRGIDDSKRLDSATRTKLAIEIRDRAVCVSIGIADVREIDELNVYHAGLLAMRRAVEGLTRRPDHVLVDARRIPDIGIEQSSYIRGDSRCLSIAAASIIAKTYRDALMDDLDVDHPGYGFSRHKGYGTPEHQAALRRLGPSVVHRVSYEFVRELVAGGRQLDD from the coding sequence GTGAACGATTCCGGAGGGAACGGCCGCGGCGGCATGATGCCGCTCGACGAGGTTCGCCGACTCCTTGCCAGCCCGTACTGCGACGAGTCTCTCCTGGAGGCGCTGCGGTCGGATCCGCGCGCGGCCGTCGCCGTTCTGCTTGCCGCCGCCGACCGCCGGTTCCAGCGCATGGAAGACGATCGCGAGCGGCACGAAGAAATGATGGCGATCGAGCGCGAGCTGCAGCAGGGCGGACACTCGCTGATCGCAGGCGTCGACGAAGCCGGAGTCGGCCCGCTCGCCGGACCGCTGGTTGCCGCAGCCGTCATTCTCGGCGACGCGGCGGCGATCCGCGGCATCGACGATTCGAAACGTCTCGACAGTGCGACGCGGACGAAGCTTGCCATCGAAATCCGTGATCGCGCTGTCTGCGTGTCGATCGGCATTGCCGACGTCCGCGAGATCGACGAGCTCAACGTCTACCACGCCGGGCTGCTGGCGATGCGTCGCGCGGTCGAAGGCCTGACGCGGCGTCCGGACCACGTGCTGGTCGATGCGCGCCGCATTCCCGACATCGGCATCGAGCAGAGCTCGTACATCCGCGGCGACTCGCGATGTCTTTCGATCGCTGCGGCGTCGATCATCGCGAAGACCTACCGTGACGCGCTGATGGACGACCTCGACGTCGATCACCCCGGGTACGGTTTCTCCCGCCACAAGGGCTACGGCACTCCCGAGCATCAGGCCGCGCTGCGGCGGCTCGGACCGAGCGTCGTGCACCGGGTTTCGTACGAGTTCGTTCGCGAGCTGGTCGCCGGCGGCCGCCAGCTCGACGACTGA